One Flammeovirga agarivorans DNA window includes the following coding sequences:
- a CDS encoding penicillin-binding protein activator LpoB: protein MKFTRTFTLAIAILSLLFAGACSRSVTRVDPNQQIDISGRWNDTDSRQVSKDMISDVMSRPWLPNFENSKNRKPVVIVGGVINKSHEHIEAETFIKDIEREFVNSGKVRVVENDQFRAQIRAEQQSQQVNASEETQKRIAQELGADFIMFGTINSTVDQLKKEKLVNYKINLELADLESTEKVWIGDKEIKKYIKN, encoded by the coding sequence ATGAAGTTCACTAGAACATTTACATTAGCTATCGCAATTCTATCTTTATTATTTGCTGGAGCTTGCTCTAGATCTGTTACAAGAGTTGATCCTAATCAGCAAATCGACATTAGTGGTAGATGGAATGATACTGACTCAAGACAAGTATCAAAAGATATGATCTCTGATGTAATGAGCCGTCCGTGGTTACCAAACTTTGAAAATTCAAAAAATAGAAAGCCTGTAGTGATTGTTGGAGGTGTTATCAATAAATCTCATGAACACATCGAGGCTGAAACTTTTATTAAAGATATCGAGCGTGAATTCGTTAACTCTGGTAAAGTAAGAGTTGTTGAAAATGATCAGTTCAGAGCTCAAATCAGAGCTGAGCAACAATCTCAACAAGTAAATGCTTCTGAGGAAACTCAAAAAAGAATCGCTCAAGAGTTAGGTGCTGACTTTATCATGTTCGGTACTATCAACTCTACAGTTGACCAATTGAAAAAAGAAAAATTGGTGAACTACAAAATCAACTTAGAGTTAGCTGATCTAGAATCTACTGAGAAGGTTTGGATTGGTGACAAAGAAATTAAGAAATACATCAAGAACTAA
- a CDS encoding mechanosensitive ion channel family protein has translation MNKLLISFFLLLFSFIAQAQEPIEKDDANAIESYPNDHSFYQFLTLDSIEYSLSTPYHSFHTHIDNLEDDSYYPKIAAQVFPLSVGTLEERKKMAIELKMIYLANNIYINNIELPLTKDFKDPKTKTKRFQISSKIPSIYLEYQNGRWKYSNYSCKAIHQLFVDTYPSFTRNVIVYTFQLQRSQEKFLGLKVWQWMSFLGFIIISYIYYFFSIWFTKQIVQRLLLRIKQEQLANIIIPKLRQPIAWASIMLIAYYSIAFLLLPNNISYILTLLFKIIFGVNCGILLYQLADIIIIRIGSFSQKSERIDTNLLPILKVIFRIIAISLGILFILNLLGYDITHLITGISFGGVAIAFAAQDALKNFIGSVMIFADKPFEVGDWVNVRGQEGIVEEIGFRTTRIRTFANSILNIPNGSMADSDIDNLGKRQFRRFKTNLSIPYGTPPDQIELFIKSIKKAVEDHPKTRKDFYEVRLNNFSSSSLDILLYIFFITKDWSEELQAREYLMLKILRIAEQIGIDFAFPTQTIHIAQNHDNDIHIADQQQ, from the coding sequence ATGAATAAATTGCTGATTAGTTTCTTTTTATTACTGTTTTCATTCATAGCTCAAGCACAAGAACCTATCGAAAAGGACGATGCTAATGCTATTGAAAGTTACCCTAATGACCATAGTTTCTATCAATTTCTCACCTTGGATAGTATTGAATACTCTTTGAGTACTCCTTATCATTCTTTCCATACACATATTGATAATTTAGAGGACGATAGTTATTATCCAAAAATAGCTGCACAAGTATTTCCTCTTTCTGTAGGAACATTAGAAGAGCGTAAAAAAATGGCTATAGAACTCAAAATGATTTACTTAGCCAACAATATTTATATAAATAATATAGAACTTCCTCTAACAAAAGACTTTAAAGATCCCAAGACAAAAACGAAAAGGTTTCAGATCAGTTCTAAGATTCCAAGTATCTATTTAGAATATCAAAATGGTAGATGGAAGTATTCCAACTATTCTTGCAAAGCAATACACCAATTGTTTGTTGATACCTATCCCTCTTTTACCAGAAATGTCATTGTCTATACCTTTCAATTACAAAGATCTCAAGAAAAGTTTCTTGGCTTAAAAGTATGGCAATGGATGTCTTTCTTAGGATTTATCATCATCAGTTACATCTATTATTTCTTTAGTATTTGGTTTACAAAGCAGATTGTTCAGCGTCTATTACTTCGCATTAAACAAGAACAGTTGGCCAATATTATTATCCCAAAACTAAGACAACCAATCGCATGGGCTAGTATCATGTTGATTGCTTACTATTCTATCGCATTTTTACTATTACCCAACAATATATCATACATACTCACTTTACTTTTCAAAATCATTTTTGGAGTAAACTGTGGGATATTATTATATCAATTAGCAGATATCATCATTATTAGAATTGGTTCGTTTTCACAAAAGTCTGAAAGAATAGACACCAACCTACTACCAATTCTTAAAGTAATATTCAGGATTATTGCTATTTCCTTAGGGATCTTATTTATTCTGAATCTTCTTGGGTATGATATTACACACCTTATTACAGGTATTTCATTTGGTGGTGTAGCAATTGCTTTCGCCGCACAAGATGCCTTGAAAAATTTCATCGGTTCTGTGATGATTTTTGCAGATAAACCGTTCGAAGTGGGAGACTGGGTGAATGTAAGAGGACAAGAAGGCATAGTGGAAGAGATTGGGTTTAGAACAACTAGAATTAGAACATTTGCCAATTCCATTTTAAATATTCCTAATGGTTCTATGGCAGATAGTGATATTGATAACCTTGGAAAAAGACAGTTTAGAAGGTTTAAAACAAACCTTTCTATTCCTTACGGTACGCCTCCGGATCAGATAGAATTGTTTATCAAGTCCATAAAAAAGGCTGTAGAAGACCACCCTAAAACAAGAAAAGATTTCTATGAAGTAAGATTGAACAACTTTTCTAGCTCATCATTGGATATTCTTTTGTATATTTTCTTTATCACAAAAGATTGGAGCGAGGAATTACAGGCTAGGGAGTACCTGATGCTTAAGATTTTACGTATAGCTGAGCAAATAGGAATTGACTTTGCATTTCCTACGCAGACTATCCATATTGCTCAAAATCATGATAACGACATCCATATTGCTGATCAACAACAATGA
- a CDS encoding PAS domain-containing hybrid sensor histidine kinase/response regulator, whose product MNNTDQSPNLNTSTNTFKIFEEAYQSSELPTFGLNKDGIIVFWNEAMVNLSDFYPEETVGKHYSDYLHIFHFEQKFSLNGLMQSLPAKIKDRKGQVLQLKIGGVPVFNGDVQHAYINVQNITKETFHVQELVKNNILMKELFSSSREMVVVFDRKGNISFASEPFKNLVKLSDTELKQHRFIDLVPSEQQSRLLVGLKMAEESVIEHKMELTLENDSQKRITDCHINYRPDSKNCYRLHLFDITDKKRKEREQEVSITFAKLLQQNFNIKELYEKVFLAMKMVVDMDSFLLIRRKVSGVGMHIPFSSHTRAGNKSVEIPAGDFALAMVDVLNRPMFMYKEVIERLAKQYNIKLNQVPEIWMGLPLITNNQKMGMIVVQSFTDRKAFSKPDLNLFDLATGLLAAAIIRDQSQLKVRTQRAQLEAIFESGAQAIWTFNKSGTITRFNQQFSDYIKQYSNIELMQGMLLKNIIPFTPTLEDDWEGILKRVFDGESVTFEYKFTTFTGDEQWHSITLNPVRMHSGDGEIIQEIAGVTQNITHRKRMEIHLADSEELFRNIFETLQDVYFRTDLEGKFTLISPSVKDMLGEEAIDVVDKHVTEYYISESHLSRLMKELAVRGFVKNYESTVRNKKGEVRYILSNFRLIYNKNKEPMGVEGLARDITPIKQSEHELREAKDLAEKSLEVKRQFLSNMSHEIRTPMNGVIGMVDLLTTTSLSTEQKKYVSTIKRSSEILLNILNDILDLSKIEAGKMELRPLPIDIRTTISKLIALFHQNAKNKNTILSSNVSDTVPQVILADETRLLQILSNLTSNAIKFTENGSVTININGVQKFNGIFTLMFDVIDTGCGISEIGQERLFKQFSQVEDSYNRTKGGTGLGLSISQELCNMMNGDIGVESEIGKGSTFWFTIEIKEVNHLTPTNSTEEVQEIFSNQIAVQQPNILVVDDNSVNVMVAESILKKAGCNTTSANSGNRAIEILEEGNTFDIIFMDIQMPNMNGMETTKKIHELFPTLPTPIIAMTAFTLVEEQQEFLNAGMDGFLPKPIKAHDLLQKVEEIISNDSTSINSGEQVEYEEIQESELAAVAEDSPRTDQDVDLNGAVIIDYAISAELAKYGGVELIQLSFDDFISEGDQLIHDLIEAKNNLNIEEIRSVMHTFKGTAATIGIMKLADKAKQSEQKLKNNDQTNLMSDIDDVFSLYEEFKITWNKNLGE is encoded by the coding sequence ATGAATAACACAGATCAATCACCCAATCTAAACACCTCTACCAATACCTTTAAAATTTTTGAGGAAGCTTATCAATCAAGTGAATTACCAACATTTGGTTTGAATAAGGATGGGATTATTGTATTCTGGAATGAAGCAATGGTAAACTTATCTGATTTCTATCCAGAAGAAACGGTTGGAAAACATTACTCAGACTACTTACATATTTTCCATTTTGAGCAGAAATTTTCTCTCAATGGTTTAATGCAATCGTTACCTGCAAAAATTAAAGACCGAAAAGGACAAGTTTTGCAGTTAAAAATTGGAGGTGTTCCTGTTTTCAATGGTGATGTACAACACGCCTACATCAATGTTCAAAACATTACAAAAGAGACATTTCACGTTCAGGAATTAGTGAAGAACAATATTCTCATGAAAGAGCTCTTTAGTTCTTCTAGAGAAATGGTTGTTGTCTTTGACAGAAAAGGAAACATCAGTTTTGCCAGTGAACCTTTTAAAAACTTGGTAAAACTTTCAGATACTGAATTAAAGCAACATCGATTTATAGATTTAGTTCCATCCGAACAACAATCAAGATTATTGGTCGGGTTGAAAATGGCAGAGGAATCTGTTATCGAACACAAAATGGAACTAACGTTGGAAAATGATTCTCAGAAGAGAATTACTGACTGCCATATAAATTATCGTCCTGATTCTAAAAATTGCTACCGTCTTCACCTCTTCGATATTACTGACAAGAAACGTAAAGAAAGAGAACAAGAAGTAAGTATCACTTTTGCGAAACTGCTTCAACAGAATTTCAATATCAAAGAGCTTTATGAAAAAGTATTCCTAGCCATGAAAATGGTCGTGGATATGGATAGCTTTTTATTGATTAGAAGAAAAGTATCAGGTGTTGGAATGCACATTCCTTTCAGTAGCCATACAAGAGCAGGAAATAAAAGTGTTGAAATCCCTGCCGGAGATTTTGCATTAGCCATGGTAGATGTACTAAACAGACCGATGTTTATGTACAAAGAAGTGATTGAAAGGTTAGCAAAACAATACAATATAAAACTCAATCAGGTTCCCGAAATATGGATGGGACTCCCACTGATTACTAATAATCAGAAAATGGGTATGATTGTCGTTCAATCATTTACTGATAGAAAAGCATTTAGTAAACCAGACTTGAACCTTTTTGATTTAGCCACCGGTTTATTAGCTGCAGCGATTATAAGGGATCAAAGTCAATTGAAAGTACGTACACAAAGAGCTCAGTTAGAAGCAATCTTCGAAAGTGGAGCTCAAGCAATATGGACTTTCAATAAAAGTGGTACAATCACTAGGTTTAATCAACAGTTTTCTGATTACATCAAGCAATATTCGAATATTGAGTTGATGCAAGGGATGCTTTTAAAAAATATCATTCCGTTCACTCCAACTCTAGAGGACGATTGGGAAGGTATTCTAAAAAGAGTATTTGATGGTGAATCTGTAACATTCGAATACAAGTTCACTACTTTCACTGGCGATGAACAATGGCATTCTATCACATTAAATCCTGTTAGAATGCATAGTGGTGATGGTGAAATCATCCAAGAAATTGCCGGTGTAACTCAGAATATTACGCACAGAAAAAGAATGGAAATACACCTTGCGGATAGCGAGGAACTTTTCCGTAATATTTTTGAGACGCTACAAGATGTTTATTTCAGAACAGATTTAGAAGGTAAGTTCACCCTAATCTCTCCTTCAGTTAAGGACATGTTAGGTGAAGAGGCCATTGATGTTGTAGACAAACATGTCACAGAATATTATATCAGTGAATCTCACTTATCTCGACTAATGAAAGAACTTGCTGTTAGAGGTTTTGTAAAGAACTATGAAAGTACAGTAAGGAATAAAAAAGGAGAAGTAAGGTATATTCTATCCAACTTCCGTCTGATTTATAATAAAAATAAAGAGCCTATGGGAGTGGAAGGACTTGCAAGAGACATCACTCCTATTAAACAATCTGAGCATGAATTAAGAGAAGCAAAAGACTTAGCAGAAAAGTCGCTTGAAGTGAAAAGACAATTCTTATCCAATATGTCACATGAGATTAGAACTCCTATGAACGGTGTCATTGGTATGGTTGACTTATTAACAACAACCTCTCTTAGTACAGAACAGAAGAAATATGTTTCTACAATCAAACGTTCATCAGAGATTCTATTAAATATTCTGAATGACATCTTAGACCTTTCGAAAATAGAAGCTGGTAAGATGGAATTACGCCCTCTACCAATAGATATTCGAACTACAATTTCTAAGTTGATTGCTCTTTTCCATCAGAATGCTAAAAATAAAAATACTATTCTCAGTTCGAATGTAAGCGATACTGTTCCTCAAGTAATATTAGCAGATGAAACACGTCTTCTACAGATTTTATCTAATCTTACTTCGAATGCAATTAAGTTTACAGAAAATGGATCTGTAACAATTAATATCAACGGGGTTCAAAAATTTAATGGAATTTTCACCCTAATGTTTGATGTCATTGATACCGGGTGTGGTATCTCTGAGATAGGTCAAGAACGCCTCTTTAAACAGTTTAGTCAGGTAGAGGATTCTTACAATAGAACAAAAGGAGGAACAGGGCTAGGTCTCTCAATATCACAGGAGTTATGTAATATGATGAATGGTGATATTGGTGTAGAATCTGAGATAGGAAAAGGTAGTACATTCTGGTTTACCATAGAGATAAAAGAAGTAAATCATCTAACACCTACAAACTCCACAGAAGAAGTTCAGGAAATATTTTCTAACCAAATTGCTGTCCAACAGCCGAACATACTTGTCGTAGATGATAACAGTGTCAATGTAATGGTAGCAGAAAGCATCCTTAAAAAAGCAGGATGTAATACGACATCTGCCAATAGTGGAAATAGGGCCATTGAGATTCTAGAAGAAGGGAATACATTTGATATCATATTTATGGACATTCAGATGCCTAATATGAATGGAATGGAAACAACGAAAAAAATACATGAATTATTCCCTACTCTTCCTACACCAATTATTGCAATGACTGCATTTACTTTGGTAGAAGAGCAACAAGAATTTTTAAATGCCGGTATGGATGGATTCCTACCAAAACCTATTAAAGCTCATGACCTGTTACAAAAAGTAGAAGAGATTATCTCTAACGATAGCACTTCTATAAATAGTGGTGAACAAGTAGAATACGAAGAAATTCAAGAATCAGAATTAGCAGCAGTAGCAGAAGACAGTCCAAGAACAGATCAAGACGTTGATCTAAATGGTGCTGTAATTATTGACTATGCTATTTCTGCAGAGTTAGCTAAATATGGAGGAGTAGAGTTGATACAACTTTCTTTTGATGATTTTATCTCAGAAGGTGATCAACTAATACACGATTTGATAGAAGCAAAAAATAACCTGAACATTGAAGAAATAAGATCTGTGATGCATACCTTTAAAGGCACTGCAGCAACCATAGGTATTATGAAGTTGGCAGATAAAGCGAAACAATCTGAACAAAAACTTAAGAACAATGATCAAACAAATTTAATGTCTGATATCGATGATGTCTTCTCACTTTATGAAGAGTTTAAGATAACTTGGAATAAAAATTTAGGAGAATAA
- a CDS encoding HAD family hydrolase, with product MTYETIIFDLGGVILNLRYENTLEKFSEIIGKPVEPFYTQKEQTELFDEYEKGNISSDAFRKGIKELLNEPITDDQIDEAWNAMLLDLPVERVEMLKEVAKNYRIFLLSNTNDIHIQAFDKIVADTLGNDFGDFRGLFEKGYYSYEMSDRKPHPSIFEKVVAENNLDKSKTLFIDDSIQHVEGAKKAGLHAHHLSDLNVIGFLKSIGIY from the coding sequence ATGACTTACGAAACGATCATTTTTGATTTGGGAGGAGTAATTCTCAATTTAAGATACGAAAATACATTAGAAAAATTCTCAGAAATTATCGGAAAACCAGTAGAACCTTTCTACACTCAAAAGGAACAAACTGAACTTTTTGATGAATACGAAAAAGGAAATATTTCTTCTGATGCATTTAGAAAAGGAATTAAAGAACTACTAAATGAACCCATTACAGATGATCAAATAGATGAAGCTTGGAATGCCATGTTATTAGATTTACCAGTTGAAAGGGTAGAGATGTTAAAGGAAGTGGCTAAAAACTATAGAATATTCTTATTGTCAAATACTAACGATATTCATATTCAGGCTTTTGATAAAATCGTTGCAGATACTTTAGGAAATGATTTTGGAGACTTTAGAGGTCTATTTGAAAAAGGATACTATTCATATGAAATGTCGGATAGGAAACCTCATCCAAGTATTTTTGAAAAGGTTGTCGCAGAAAATAACCTTGATAAATCAAAAACATTATTTATTGATGATTCTATTCAACATGTAGAAGGAGCTAAAAAGGCAGGCTTACATGCACATCATTTATCGGATTTAAATGTCATTGGATTTTTAAAATCTATTGGTATTTATTAA
- a CDS encoding mechanosensitive ion channel family protein, whose product MTNYLLTLLCVLSFLIPFTSIGQNSTGDEEEVLMESYPNDHDFYNFYIYDSVEYSQSTPYHALHTHLDFLKEDNYHPKVAARVFPTKVGNLDYRIELANELKLVFAAKGIYVNTLDLPLEKNYIEKNTQKKRYIIDSKIPDIYLIKVGDRWRYSSYSALKVRSIFEEVYPSYSREFIKFISSVHKGQKYVLGLKVWQWGAILVLLLALYLTYYISQWLFSIIIRVLFSKQENPNIIHLLIKKYSSPVVIALLCLLFHLALPLLLLDSYIMLGLSIAVKFVFGLCIATFLFRTADILVAQLMFSRKRFSIDRHLAPVLRSSFRLVALMLGILSILKVMGYNINNLVTGISFGGLIIAFAAQDTVKNFIGSIMLFTDKPFKVGDSIIVKGQSGIVEEIGFRTTKIRTFDNSLVSLPNNLAADNDINNMGKRHFRRFRTMLSLEYGSDRHKVKEFIQQIRTAIDEHEITKKEGYQVRLYQFAPSSIDVLLNVFFVTDDYDIELKSREELMFTIMEIADKVGVNFAFPTQTIHLSSEDKEV is encoded by the coding sequence ATGACTAATTATTTATTGACACTCTTATGTGTTTTAAGTTTTCTTATCCCTTTCACATCTATTGGCCAAAATAGTACAGGCGATGAAGAAGAAGTTTTAATGGAAAGCTATCCCAATGACCATGATTTTTACAACTTCTATATCTATGATAGTGTAGAGTATTCCCAGAGTACTCCTTACCACGCTTTACACACTCATTTAGATTTTCTGAAAGAAGATAATTACCATCCTAAAGTTGCTGCTCGCGTTTTTCCAACCAAAGTAGGAAACCTAGACTATCGTATCGAATTGGCCAATGAATTAAAACTAGTCTTTGCTGCAAAAGGAATTTATGTGAATACTCTAGATCTTCCATTAGAGAAGAATTATATAGAAAAAAACACACAGAAAAAGCGTTATATCATAGATAGCAAGATTCCCGATATCTACTTGATAAAAGTAGGTGATCGTTGGAGATATTCGAGCTATTCTGCTTTAAAGGTGAGGTCAATCTTTGAAGAAGTTTATCCTTCTTATTCTAGAGAGTTCATCAAATTTATTTCCTCTGTTCATAAAGGACAAAAATATGTCTTAGGGCTCAAAGTGTGGCAGTGGGGAGCAATTTTAGTGCTTCTACTTGCATTATATCTGACATATTACATCAGTCAATGGCTATTCTCGATTATAATTAGGGTCTTATTTTCTAAACAGGAAAACCCTAATATTATCCATTTACTGATAAAGAAATATAGTTCTCCTGTTGTTATTGCACTACTCTGTCTACTCTTCCATTTAGCATTACCATTACTGCTTTTAGATAGTTACATTATGTTAGGACTGTCTATTGCCGTAAAATTTGTTTTTGGACTTTGTATAGCCACTTTCCTGTTTAGAACCGCTGATATTTTAGTTGCTCAATTGATGTTTTCAAGAAAGCGTTTTTCAATTGACAGACATTTAGCACCAGTTCTAAGATCTTCATTTAGATTAGTCGCATTGATGTTGGGCATCCTAAGTATTTTAAAAGTAATGGGATACAATATCAATAACTTGGTTACTGGTATTTCTTTCGGAGGTTTAATTATTGCTTTTGCTGCTCAGGATACTGTTAAGAATTTCATTGGTTCAATTATGTTATTCACAGACAAACCTTTCAAAGTTGGCGATTCAATTATTGTCAAAGGTCAATCAGGAATTGTTGAAGAAATTGGGTTTAGAACGACCAAAATCAGAACCTTCGACAACTCTTTAGTGAGTCTACCCAATAACCTTGCTGCAGACAATGACATCAATAATATGGGAAAAAGGCATTTCAGAAGATTTAGAACTATGCTTTCGTTAGAATATGGATCCGACAGACATAAAGTAAAAGAGTTTATTCAACAAATTAGAACTGCTATTGATGAACATGAAATCACAAAAAAAGAAGGTTATCAAGTTAGATTATATCAATTTGCTCCTAGTTCGATAGACGTTTTACTCAATGTGTTTTTTGTGACTGACGATTATGACATCGAATTAAAATCAAGAGAAGAACTCATGTTTACCATCATGGAAATAGCTGATAAAGTAGGTGTCAATTTTGCCTTCCCTACACAAACTATTCACCTGAGTTCAGAAGACAAAGAAGTTTAG
- a CDS encoding COG3014 family protein has protein sequence MKYYLRILICAIVACIVVACAPTFYEKTFELNKALAEGNYDQAAVIMQQSEKKMSSGRLEFLYYVNAGMVASLQENFDQSNQYFQKADLFVEDHKKNVFEEGGALLLNPNLTTYPGEDHEKLMINYFKALNYLEMRQYNEALVECKRMNLRLQQLSDKYKSDKKYKKDAFIHVMMGIIYEAFNDPNNAFIAYRNALDIYQNEYAALFNTPVPQQLKLDLVRTAQETGLYDDAARYSKQFKLEVGKDESYANLVLLWNNGMSPVKDEWGVNFAVIQGKNGWVTFVNKELGMSFPFYCGNDKPTVTWVKAVFPKYVERKSFYKSAKLSDQDHTYLFSHAEDINAISFKVLEERMLLEFSKTLLRVAMKQSIAAKVSQENEGWGAALSILGSATESADTRSWQSLPKDISYVRVPLKEGQTSIDIELTNIKGGKEKRTIELPKFVKGETVVLPYYTLSSFAPQTASYGF, from the coding sequence ATGAAGTATTACCTACGTATTCTTATTTGTGCAATCGTAGCATGTATTGTTGTGGCTTGTGCTCCTACTTTTTATGAAAAGACATTCGAGCTTAACAAGGCACTAGCAGAAGGGAACTACGATCAGGCAGCTGTTATTATGCAGCAGAGTGAAAAGAAAATGAGCTCTGGCCGTTTGGAATTCCTATACTATGTAAATGCCGGTATGGTCGCTTCATTGCAAGAGAATTTCGATCAAAGTAATCAGTATTTTCAAAAAGCTGATCTATTTGTAGAGGATCACAAAAAAAATGTATTTGAGGAAGGAGGGGCACTACTTCTCAATCCAAATCTAACTACTTATCCTGGAGAAGACCACGAAAAGCTAATGATCAACTATTTCAAGGCCTTAAACTACCTTGAAATGAGACAATACAATGAAGCTTTAGTAGAGTGTAAGCGTATGAACCTACGTCTTCAGCAACTTAGTGATAAATACAAATCAGATAAAAAATACAAGAAAGATGCTTTTATCCATGTAATGATGGGTATTATCTATGAAGCATTTAATGATCCAAACAATGCATTTATCGCTTACAGAAATGCATTGGACATTTACCAAAATGAATACGCTGCATTATTTAATACTCCAGTACCTCAACAGTTGAAATTGGACCTTGTAAGAACAGCCCAAGAAACTGGACTTTATGATGATGCTGCCAGATATTCAAAACAATTCAAATTAGAAGTTGGTAAAGATGAATCGTATGCCAACTTAGTACTACTTTGGAATAATGGTATGTCTCCTGTAAAAGATGAATGGGGAGTTAACTTTGCCGTCATCCAAGGTAAAAATGGCTGGGTTACTTTCGTTAATAAAGAGCTAGGAATGAGCTTCCCTTTCTACTGTGGTAACGATAAGCCTACTGTAACTTGGGTAAAAGCTGTATTCCCAAAATATGTTGAAAGAAAAAGCTTTTATAAAAGTGCCAAGTTATCAGATCAGGACCATACCTATCTGTTCTCTCATGCAGAAGATATTAATGCGATTTCATTTAAAGTTTTAGAAGAAAGAATGTTATTGGAGTTCTCTAAAACCTTATTACGAGTAGCAATGAAACAAAGTATTGCTGCAAAAGTATCACAAGAGAATGAAGGTTGGGGTGCTGCATTAAGTATTCTTGGTTCTGCTACTGAATCTGCGGATACTAGATCATGGCAATCGCTTCCAAAAGATATTTCTTACGTAAGAGTTCCACTAAAAGAAGGACAAACAAGTATTGATATTGAGCTTACCAACATCAAAGGTGGTAAGGAAAAAAGAACAATCGAGTTACCTAAATTTGTAAAAGGTGAAACAGTAGTATTACCTTATTACACATTGTCTTCTTTTGCTCCGCAAACAGCTTCTTACGGATTCTAA